In Telopea speciosissima isolate NSW1024214 ecotype Mountain lineage unplaced genomic scaffold, Tspe_v1 Tspe_v1.0019, whole genome shotgun sequence, one genomic interval encodes:
- the LOC122647299 gene encoding uncharacterized protein LOC122647299, whose amino-acid sequence MAGKPLAPANGLPPLLSPRGREGGGNVSGSGEGGVGAGALGDLGGGEWPVLGGSVGGADVLGLDDSVVQGEGNGGRLLHVGGPSAVGENILVLDDPLEEGAGSGVLLQQQEGSSIGAYEKTRKNVGVPWSALFSSSSPSMYGDGLKLSYIEPEEIDGALAAKCPDSMIKKGLEKWKNTLMGHFIGGRPSFTFARDMLLKQWRISGHVDRRPLILCPWSLKVCLERVDLCSVPVWVSLPNLPFHYWSADALSSIGSVIGKPIVTDKMTRSMERLSYARLCVEVSADRDLPSSVPVYGDDGLVFYQKVVYDWKPPLCKHCRVFGHLLDNCLFGKQDSNMNKSRSKKEWRVKGVAGNNGGAMGGGNGDGQQVHNDEVGDEQPDSGAGANTKGLDSVSLISIKNKGNGSFKSAGNHPKIRELSQSNPFAILEDLTGEVHYDPEDLMLDSESCAILLGNELLEGADFEEDIQPNPLAIIPKEKDGVIGEFCGENPIYNGKHVSVELAKAKSVEDIREATDSAEVAPNHSMRQTPIQIQRNGAAHMEGDNLLEDSILSNEKESAPMKSLTNFDKLRKQSAEIRAAQGQLGKGWDPNFYDVVLVQKSKQFIHAKVSIVGTSVFFFCTVVYALNSVVARKELWEDVGAIASAIINPWAVLGDFNVIRSNNEKIGGDPVRIEAMDDFNSFIDGAGLLDLKWKGEALTWNNRQVGDARICCKLDRVLVNLAWMDVFRSSDAIFYPPGLSDHSPMVVAVGWEQPVNLALNPILKFAARLRNVKKGLRSWNKECVGDVFLAVKEAEADLFQIQRQLSEHPDEPNLVLMEKQAKKKLWEALATEEKFLKEKSRVKHIQLGDGNNSFFYKSESLTRRISNKEIMEVVFAFKNSKAPGPDGFGAAFYKHSWEIVGEDLTLAVKWFFMKSYLPSSVNATFICLIPKTGDVTSFAGYRPIALCNLFYKIITKVLSNRLQGVIGQVVSDCQSTFIKGRPLALANGLPPPPNPGEGEAGNVDAFDGGSRQARDCDVVEAGAATGLELGGSSSGVVVQALLQVLVRMV is encoded by the exons ATGGCCGGCAAGCCATTAGCTCCGGCTAATGGTCTTCCCCCTCTTCTCAGTCCGAGAGGGAGGGAAGGTGGGGGGAATGTGAGTGGTTCGGGTGAGGGTGGTGTTGGAGCGGGTGCCCTTGGTGATTTGGGGGGTGGTGAGTGGCCTGTTCTTGGTGGTTCTGTAGGTGGTGCTGATGTTTTGGGCTTGGATGATTCGGTGGTGCAAGGTGAAGGCAATGGTGGTAGGCTGCTGCATGTTGGAGGTCCTTCGGCTGTGGGGGAAAATATTCTTGTTTTGGATGATCCGTTGGAGGAGGGTGCTGGTTCTGGAGTTCTTTTACAGCAGCAGGAAGGTTCTTCAATTGGTGCATAtgagaagacaaggaagaaTGTTGGTGTTCCATGGTCagccctcttttcctcttcttctccttcgatgTATGGAGATGGGCTGAAACTGTCTTATATTGAACCTGAAGAGATTGATGGTGCTTTGGCTGCGAAATGCCCGGATTCGATGATTAAGAAAGGTCTTGAGAAgtggaagaacacccttatgGGTCATTTTATCGGGGGCAGACCTAGCTTCACCTTTGCTCGTGATATGCTGTTAAAACAATGGAGAATTTCAGGCCATGTGGAT AGGAGACCATTGATTTTGTGCCCTTGGAGTCTTAAGGTGTGCTTGGAAAGAGTTGATTTATGCTCAGTACCGGTTTGGGTGTCCCTTCCAAATCTTCCGTTTCATTACTGGTCTGCTGATGCGTTGAGTTCGATTGGGAGTGTGATTGGGAAGCCTATTGTCACTGATAAAATGACCCGGTCTATGGAGAGGCTATCTTATGCCCGATTATGTGTGGAAGTTTCTGCAGATAGGGATCTTCCCTCTTCTGTTCCAGTCTATGGAGATGACGGTCTTGTTTTTTATCAAAAAGTtgtttatgattggaagcccCCTCTTTGTAAGCATTGTAGAGTTTTTGGCCATCTCTTAGATAATTGTTTGTTTGGCAAACAAGACTCAAATATGAATAAGTCACGGTCAAAGAAGGAATGGCGAGTGAAAGGTGTTGCCGGAAATAATGGAGGTGCCATGGGTGGCGGCAATGGAGACGGGCAGCAGGTTCATAATGATGAAGTAGGAGATGAACAGCCGGATAGTGGAGCTGGTGCAAATACAAAGGGATTGGATTCGGTTTCCTTAATTTCTATCAAGAATAAAGGGAATGGGAGTTTCAAATCTGCAGGGAATCATCCGAAGATCAGGGAGCTGTCTCAATCTAATCCTTTTGCCATTTTGGAAGATCTTACGGGGGAGGTGCATTATGATCCTGAAGATTTAATGCTGGATTCGGAATCATGTGCTATTTTATTAGGGAATGAATTACTTGAGGGAGCAGATTTTGAGGAGGATATTCAACCCAATCCATTAGCAATTATTCCTAAGGAGAAAGATGGAGTCATTGGAGAGTTTTGTGGGGAGAATCCAATCTATAATGGTAAACATGTTAGTGTGGAGCTGGCTAAGGCAAAATCCGTGGAAGATATTAGAGAAGCAACAGATTCTGCTGAGGTGGCGCCTAATCATTCAATGAGACAAActccaattcaaattcaaaggaaTGGTGCGGCCCATATGGAAGGAGATAACTTATTGGAGGATTCTATTCTATCAAATGAGAAGGAGTCAGCCCCTATGAAATCTCTCACTAATTTTGATAAACTTAGAAAGCAATCTGCTGAGATTCGTGCAGCTCAAGGGCAACTGGGGAAAG GTTGGGACCCGAATTTTTATGATGTGGTTTTGGTGCAAAAATCCAAACAGTTCATACATGCTAAGGTGTCAATTGTGGGTACCTcggtgtttttcttttgtactgTTGTTTATGCTCTTAATTCTGTGGTGGCTAGGAAGGAATTGTGGGAGGATGTTGGGGCTATTGCTAGTGCCATTATTAACCCTTGGGCTGTactaggggattttaatgtgattCGAAGTAACAATGAAAAAATTGGAGGGGACCCTGTTCGGATTGAAGctatggatgattttaattcgTTTATAGATGGTGCTGGGCTTCTAGACTTGAAATGGAAAGGGGAGGCTTTGACCTGGAATAATAGACAAGTGGGAGATGCAAGAATTTGTTGCAAGCTTGATAGGGTTCTGGTCAATTtagcttggatggatgtgtttagATCCTCTGATGCAATCTTTTACCCTCCTGGGCTTTCTGATCATTCTCCAATGGTGGTGGCTGTG GGGTGGGAGCAGCCTGTGAATTTGGCTCTTAATCCCATTCTTAAGTTTGCGGCCAGATTGAGGAATGTCAAAAAAGGGTTGAGGAGCTGGAATAAGGAGTGTGTGGGGGATGTTTTTCTTGCAGTAAAGGAGGCTGAGGCTGATTTGTTTCAGATCCAGAGGCAGCTTAGTGAGCACCCTGATGAACCGAATTTGGTGCTGATGGAGAAACAGGCTAAAAAGAAACTTTGGGAGGCTTTGGCTACTgaagagaaatttttgaaagaaaagtcaAGGGTGAAACACATTCAgttgggggatggtaataatagcttTTTCTACAAATCT GAAAGCCTTACTAGGAGAATctctaataaggagattatggaggttgtgtttgcttttaaGAATTCTAAGGCTCCAGGACCAGATGGTTTTGGAGCAGCCTTTTACAAGCATTCATGGGAGATTGTGGGAGAAGATTTGACTCTGGCTGTAAAGTGGTTTTTCATGAAGTCTTACCTTCCTAGTTCggttaatgctacttttatctGCCTTATCCCTAAGACAGGAGATGTAACCTCATTTGCGGGATATAGGCCtatagccctttgcaatctcttttacaaaatcattaccAAAGTGTTATCCAATAGGCTGCAAGGAGTGATTGGGCAGGTGGTCAGTGACTGTCAATCTACTTTCATCAAGGGCAG